TTTGAAATTTCCATTACTGGCTGTCTCCCCTACCTActtcctcaatctctctctcaccaaATGAGCAACCCCAAAGTGGCAAAATATCCCCACTGATGAAAAACCATAGGCGGCATTtagaacagagaaggaaagaaaggaaggagaaaaaaataacacagtttaagtagaagaaagaaaaagacatcatAGTGCTATTAAGAAAGGACAAGCACAGGTGCTTATGATCTCAAGACATGTTAACCTTCAGAGACTGAAACAGATAAGgagtgttttggtttggttttgttttgtttttaaagccttTAAGGCTTCTGGGTCTCCTAAGTTGAAAAATTACTAATTATGTGGTAAAAGTAAACCCAATACGACTATCAAAGTAATCAGGCCACTATTGGCTTTGAAACACTACGTTACGTACAACTTTAATAAACGTATATTTGAGCagctttatgaaaaaataaacttaaaaaaaactaagagggtAAAGTTAATGCATATTAACTTTACAATTAAAGTTACAATAttaatttcagaaaggaaaatactAAACTACTATAAAATAATGATTGAAGTAAACTTGACCTTCTCAATCAAGTTGGATTCCTTATTTACAAGTTGTGTGAGTTTCTGCAGATTTGCGTCTACCGTTTCTTGTCCAGCAGGAGAGATGCCTAAGAAGCCAGGACAGAaatcagaaagacagaaaaatttgaAAGTCTTTAAAGCTGTTTAGACTGAAAGAATTTTGAGTCTATCCACCCTCCCAAGTATGCTGCCctccaaaaataaatcaataaaaccaggcAAAGTGAAAAACCGTTATGGGTTCAAAGGCCAAGTTAAGAGGGATAGTAATGctccaaaaccaaaccctaaacaaAAAGACTAAATTTGTCTATTAAGTAGACAGCCAAGTGTTATGCAGTTAGCCAAAGTCATTAGTAAAAGAGCACAGCAGTCCTCATTTCCTTCTCCAATTTGAGTTGTACCTTTTCCCCACGCATACCAACTAGGCCTTTAGTCAAAATGACTGGGATAGCTTTCTTAGGCAGTGACTCCCAAACGGCTATCAACCAGACATCCACTGTATTTGGAGGgacttaaaaaatacagattcctgggctctaTCCCTGTGAGATTCTAATTCGGTAAAATCTGTCATAGGAGCCAAGATTCTGTATTTGTCCTGTAGCCAGGTTTGCTAATCACTGTTTCAGAGTAACAAGGCTGAAAGTTACTTAGTTTCATGACTCTCAAACTGctaatccctctctctctctctctctctctcacataaccCACGCTGAAAAATAAACTGTCCCTAAACCAGTTATCCTTgtaacttctgtttcttaaaaggaCAATTTCTACCAACTCCCCAATACAAATTTCGTATTCCGATCACTTAAGCACAAGGCCCCACACTCCCAAGAAATCATATCCTAAGTGACGGGGACCCTCTATTTACAATACCTCCAGTCTGATGCAATCAGTTTTCAAGTAGTGGAATCATGGGAGTGTACCTCACCCAAATCAATCTGCTGCTGATTTCTGTTCATGCAGGAAAATGCTAGaagcaacatttaaaataattgccCATTTGCATTAGGATAAATGGTATCTTTCAGCAGGGACTTAACAAATACCTGGGGttaacttttagaagaaaatgatcCACTTCAAAGGGGCAATATTTAAAGAACGAGAGGCAAGAAATGTATAAAGTCTAGAAGAATAGACAAAAGGCATTTCTCTGTTTAAAGTAGAACAAATATATGGGAATAAATTTGGAAAAGTGCATCTTTTTCAAGTGCTATAATTCAACATTTAAAGACAACACACAAATTTCTTCAGTAAGTCATGAGTTTTGCTTATACGTCCATAGAAGAATATGCAGATAGTTTATGCAAACACAGATTAGCTAAAGAGAAGCCAGCTTACCTCCAAGACTAAGCCTAAAATAACTGTTTAGGATGTCGTCACAGAAGCGGCACAGGTTGGAGAGCTGTTTCAAATGTTCTTGTAAGTGAACTTTAGGAAAGCGTACTTTATAAAGTGGTGCGAGGAAACCAAACACATAGGCATCCAAGGTAGATGGCCTAAAAATcaattaaggatttttttaaaaacacataggAAAATATTGACTTGGGATTATGTTAAAAATACTTATTCTCAAATACATTTGCCAATTCTGGAGTATATAATATagccttttaaaagatttactacACATTTGAgcttataaaaatgatataatgGGGGTTTTATTCAGTAGTTTTTTAAATACtcttaccatttattttatttagaagaaAAGTTATAAATTAAAGATGCATTTTTTACTCACAAGTGTTACATACAGATAGCAGACAGGGTGGGAATAGccttagatattttaaattcacagaGATAGCAGACTGAGTCAATGTTTGATTACCATGGACAGAAAAAGTTTACTAGAGTAGCccattcaatcttttttttaaagtaaaaaactcATAAATGGGGGGGCAAGAGGACTTGCTTTAAGTAACTGTTCGTTGACTATATGCACACAAAacatcaaaatgatttttaagggAATGCACTCACGTCTCTCCAAAGAAAAACTGAGATGGTCCCAATCTGTTTGACAGAAGATTTAGGCACTCCTTGGCATCTCTGTATATCTAATAAGGATGAAATCACAACTCAAAAGTAGGAAGGATGCTCTAGAGCTCCTTTCAGGCAGGCATTTAGGTATGTTCATCTCTGCTGTCTCTCTTGTCCCTCCTCTGGAGGGCCCTCGCTTTGAAAGTAATTCCAACCATACCTGAGCTTCCACTTCTCGGAGGTGGTAGAGGGGAGGCTCTCCTCTGGTCAGGAGAATTCTATTTAGTGCTCCCTTAGACATTCTTCCAGGCAGGATCAAACTCAAGGGAAAAGGAATTCGTGAAGCAAACCATGGCTTTGTCACAGTAAAGTAATTGTCACTCTCAACCCAGAATGTGTGAAGCtgcaaaccaaacaaaaacaactaaaatcaaacaaacaaacaaaaaacccacacaaaacaaaaccaaaaacaaacccactACAAGCATGTTCTTTTGTTAAATGAAAGGTCATCCAATCAATGtgaaagtttttaataaatatctttgtATAAAGTAGCTCCATACAACTTTCCCAGTTAGAATGACTCAAGGATACAACAAGATTTTAAACACATGGATTTGTTGATTGCTATATCCCAGGCACCCAGAACAAGGCCTGGCacgtatgtgctcaataaatatttgttgaacgaatgaattATAGTTAGCTAAATTCTATACATGGGAGCAACAAACTCCACCTTCCACAAATAACTTTTACTTCCAAAATGACATTATCTTTCACTTCATTGTTTCATGTCTTAGTTGAATGTCTAACAATCCAGTTTCACAGTAACATAAAAGAATCAAGATTAATACGTAAATGAAATTTCCTCTCTGAAGCCTTTCTCATTATGTTCCTTCTAAATAGACTGAAGTATATTTTTAGTAGGTCACTACAATACCAATGCTCACCACTGCAGGAAGAAGCTTCTCTTCGATGAGAGCAATGTAAGCCAGTGTATCTGCCCCCTGTTTTGCTGAGAGTTCATAATCAGCATtgtatttctatgaaaaaatataaaaccaaaacacTTGAGAAGTCAAGGGCATCCCAAAACAGTGAAGCTAAATGAATTAAGATTCCTATATTCTTCCTCAAAAATGGCAAATATgatattaaaaggataaataCAAATTCAGTGACAAATGCTGCTTAATG
This Ursus arctos isolate Adak ecotype North America unplaced genomic scaffold, UrsArc2.0 scaffold_5, whole genome shotgun sequence DNA region includes the following protein-coding sequences:
- the MTX3 gene encoding metaxin-3 isoform X2, encoding MAAPLELSCWGGGWGLPSVHCESLVVMAYAKFSGAPLKVNVIDNTWRGSRGDVPILTTEDNIVSQPAKILNFLRKQKYNADYELSAKQGADTLAYIALIEEKLLPAVLHTFWVESDNYFTVTKPWFASRIPFPLSLILPGRMSKGALNRILLTRGEPPLYHLREVEAQIYRDAKECLNLLSNRLGPSQFFFGETPSTLDAYVFGFLAPLYKVRFPKVHLQEHLKQLSNLCRFCDDILNSYFRLSLGDG
- the MTX3 gene encoding metaxin-3 isoform X1, producing the protein MAAPLELSCWGGGWGLPSVHCESLVVMAYAKFSGAPLKVNVIDNTWRGSRGDVPILTTEDNIVSQPAKILNFLRKQKYNADYELSAKQGADTLAYIALIEEKLLPAVLHTFWVESDNYFTVTKPWFASRIPFPLSLILPGRMSKGALNRILLTRGEPPLYHLREVEAQIYRDAKECLNLLSNRLGPSQFFFGETPSTLDAYVFGFLAPLYKVRFPKVHLQEHLKQLSNLCRFCDDILNSYFRLSLGGISPAGQETVDANLQKLTQLVNKESNLIEKMDDNLRQSPQLPPRKLPTLKLTPAEEESNSLQRLSP